Proteins co-encoded in one Polaromonas vacuolata genomic window:
- a CDS encoding nitrite/sulfite reductase has product MYQYTEFDRQFVQARASQFRDQLTRWQAGELAEDEFKPLRLQNGWYVQRYAPMLRVAVPYGELSSAQIRVLAKIARDYDQPSTALIDSAQAAQDKLGSVPLAGGLSVKSHLSKGYAHFTTRQNIQYNWIPLDKAADVMDLLASVDMHGIQTSGNCIRNITSDERAGIAVDEMADPRPFAEIMRQWSTLHPEFAFLPRKFKIAITGAHEDRAATAWHDVGLHLIKNEAGELGFQVAAGGGMGRTPILASTLREFLPWHQLLNYIEAIVRAYNRFGRRDNIYKARIKILVKAEGQRFIDQVEAEYKDIVELDGAPHTITQAELDRVTSCFVAPNVSNKRSAAQDQTAKVLLAATQDDKEFIRWLERNVAPHQNPDLRIVTLSFKRLGQAPGDATADQLEIAADLADQFGAGEARVTHDQNLVLPWVRYDQLAELWTQARKAGFARANTRLLTDMIACPGGDFCSLANARSLPLAEAITQRYQDLDELHDLGEIDLHISGCINSCGHHHSGHIGILGVDKDGKEWYQITLGGSDGSTLSGKPAVGKVVGPSFSAAEVPEVIEAVLNTYRDLRESTGLQTETFIDALHRLGADPFKIAANGARFSAKVKTDLEETV; this is encoded by the coding sequence ATGTACCAATACACAGAATTTGATCGCCAGTTTGTACAAGCCAGAGCCAGCCAATTTCGCGACCAGCTCACACGCTGGCAAGCCGGTGAATTAGCAGAAGACGAATTTAAACCCTTGCGCCTGCAAAACGGCTGGTATGTGCAGCGTTACGCACCCATGCTCAGAGTTGCAGTTCCTTACGGCGAACTCTCAAGCGCCCAGATCCGTGTACTAGCGAAAATCGCCAGAGACTACGACCAGCCCAGCACAGCACTGATAGATTCAGCCCAAGCAGCGCAAGACAAGCTGGGCAGCGTGCCGCTAGCGGGTGGCTTGTCCGTCAAGTCACACCTCAGCAAAGGCTACGCACACTTCACTACTCGTCAAAACATTCAGTACAACTGGATTCCACTCGACAAAGCTGCCGACGTGATGGATTTACTCGCCAGCGTGGATATGCACGGCATTCAAACCAGCGGCAACTGCATTCGCAACATTACCAGTGACGAGCGTGCCGGTATTGCGGTTGACGAGATGGCAGACCCACGCCCGTTTGCAGAAATCATGCGTCAGTGGAGCACACTACACCCAGAGTTTGCTTTTCTACCGCGCAAATTCAAAATCGCCATCACCGGTGCTCACGAAGACCGCGCTGCCACAGCTTGGCACGACGTAGGTCTGCACTTGATTAAAAACGAAGCCGGCGAGCTAGGGTTTCAAGTCGCGGCGGGCGGCGGCATGGGCCGCACTCCCATTTTGGCAAGCACGCTGCGCGAATTTTTGCCGTGGCACCAGTTACTTAACTACATCGAAGCGATTGTTCGCGCCTACAACCGTTTTGGCCGCCGCGACAACATTTACAAAGCCCGTATCAAGATACTGGTCAAGGCCGAAGGCCAACGCTTTATAGACCAAGTCGAAGCTGAATACAAAGACATTGTGGAACTCGACGGCGCACCACACACGATTACCCAAGCCGAACTAGACCGCGTCACCAGTTGCTTTGTCGCCCCCAACGTGAGCAACAAACGAAGCGCTGCACAAGACCAGACCGCCAAGGTTTTGCTCGCTGCAACCCAAGACGACAAAGAATTCATCCGCTGGTTAGAGCGCAATGTAGCGCCACACCAAAATCCAGATCTGCGCATAGTCACGCTGTCCTTTAAACGCCTTGGTCAAGCGCCCGGCGACGCCACTGCCGATCAGCTTGAGATCGCCGCCGATTTGGCCGATCAGTTCGGCGCTGGCGAAGCACGCGTCACACACGACCAAAATCTGGTGTTGCCTTGGGTGCGCTACGACCAACTCGCCGAACTTTGGACGCAAGCGCGTAAAGCCGGCTTTGCACGTGCCAACACACGCTTGCTTACCGACATGATTGCTTGCCCTGGCGGCGACTTTTGCTCCTTAGCTAATGCCCGTTCATTGCCTTTGGCAGAGGCAATTACCCAGCGCTACCAAGACCTCGATGAATTGCATGACCTCGGTGAAATAGACCTTCACATTAGCGGCTGCATCAACTCTTGCGGTCACCACCATAGCGGCCATATCGGTATTCTTGGTGTCGATAAAGATGGCAAGGAGTGGTATCAAATCACGCTTGGCGGCTCTGACGGTTCAACACTATCTGGCAAACCGGCAGTCGGCAAAGTAGTCGGCCCATCGTTTTCTGCAGCAGAAGTACCGGAAGTCATTGAGGCAGTTTTAAACACCTACCGCGATTTGCGCGAATCCACCGGCCTACAAACCGAAACCTTTATTGACGCCCTGCACCGCTTGGGCGCAGACCCGTTCAAAATCGCCGCGAATGGCGCACGCTTTTCCGCCAAGGTCAAAACTGACCTCGAAGAAACCGTCTGA
- a CDS encoding phosphoadenylyl-sulfate reductase, whose translation MNAIELYAKPSANFAEKLKASQDLLRLAAKDHSPLTQASSLGAEDMVITHLISQTSIASSIFVLDTGMLHTETLDLIGRIEARYARKVDSYKPDAEVAEQFIADNGKDAMYKSLALRKACCGFRKMVPLDLALAGKNGWITGLRREQSDARAEVHDLEMQDINVDGKATQRAKVNPLADWTWGDIWYFISEEKIPYNPLHDEFFPSIGCAPCTRAVTLGEDFRSGRWWWEQESAKECGLHVDGAHDESLVSELPTSSPLSSPMSSPLSPSSRLSSIPIKEIP comes from the coding sequence ATGAACGCTATAGAACTCTACGCAAAACCGTCGGCCAATTTCGCAGAAAAACTCAAAGCCAGCCAAGACTTATTGCGCTTGGCCGCTAAAGATCACTCACCACTGACACAGGCTTCAAGCCTTGGCGCAGAGGACATGGTGATTACTCACCTGATTAGTCAGACCAGCATAGCGTCCAGCATTTTTGTGCTCGATACCGGCATGCTTCACACGGAAACGCTGGACTTGATAGGTCGCATCGAAGCGCGTTATGCGCGCAAAGTTGACAGCTACAAACCCGACGCAGAAGTTGCCGAGCAATTCATTGCCGACAACGGCAAAGACGCCATGTATAAAAGTTTGGCGCTGCGCAAAGCTTGCTGCGGCTTTCGCAAAATGGTGCCTCTGGATCTGGCCTTAGCCGGCAAAAACGGCTGGATTACTGGTCTGCGCCGCGAGCAGTCTGATGCCCGTGCCGAAGTGCATGATCTTGAAATGCAAGATATTAATGTCGATGGCAAGGCCACCCAGCGTGCGAAAGTCAATCCTTTAGCCGACTGGACTTGGGGCGATATCTGGTATTTCATATCGGAAGAAAAAATTCCCTACAACCCGCTACACGACGAATTTTTCCCCAGCATAGGTTGCGCACCTTGCACACGTGCCGTCACTCTGGGCGAAGACTTTCGCTCTGGCCGTTGGTGGTGGGAACAAGAAAGTGCCAAGGAGTGCGGCCTGCATGTCGACGGTGCGCATGACGAATCCTTGGTTTCCGAGCTACCAACCTCGTCGCCACTGTCATCACCGATGTCATCTCCGCTATCACCAAGCTCGCGCCTGTCGAGCATCCCAATCAAAGAAATTCCCTGA
- a CDS encoding DUF934 domain-containing protein, translating to MKLITSQELNAAATPEEITANPEVAVLANDSDPREISLEGIKRIDLNFPKFTDGRAFTQAFLLSRRLGFKGEIRATGDVLVDQLAQMERSGFTQAVLRADQSVAVAQRLLSQYPGHLVGKYQGDAVQASPHFVVSA from the coding sequence ATGAAACTCATTACAAGCCAAGAACTCAATGCTGCGGCAACGCCAGAAGAAATCACCGCTAATCCTGAAGTGGCAGTGCTGGCAAACGACAGCGACCCACGCGAAATCTCGCTAGAAGGTATTAAACGCATCGATTTAAATTTTCCAAAATTCACCGATGGCCGAGCCTTTACGCAAGCTTTTTTACTCAGCCGCAGGCTAGGTTTTAAGGGCGAAATACGCGCAACCGGTGATGTATTGGTCGACCAATTAGCGCAAATGGAACGCAGCGGTTTTACCCAAGCCGTCTTGCGCGCGGACCAGAGCGTAGCAGTCGCACAGCGTTTGCTGAGTCAATATCCGGGCCACTTAGTGGGCAAATATCAGGGTGACGCAGTGCAGGCTAGCCCGCACTTTGTGGTCTCGGCTTGA
- the cysD gene encoding sulfate adenylyltransferase subunit CysD, with the protein MNARAENPMPILSNAHLDALEEEAIFIMREVAAAFERPTLLFSGGKDSLVLLKCAEKAFVDTQRGSTIPYPLLMIDTGHNFPEVTDFRDFRAHQLGAKLIVCNVEDSMKRGTVRLAHAGESRNAHQSVTLLEAIEEFRFDALIGGARRDEEKARAKERIFSHRDAFGQWQPKAQRPELWTLFNTKIQPGEHFRVFPISNWTELDVWQYIERENVELPSLYYAHQRQVVDRKGLLVPVTDLTPLKNGEVAVERTVRFRTVGDITTTCPVASPARNAAEVVMETLTVDVSERGATRMDDKTSDASMEKRKKEGYF; encoded by the coding sequence ATGAACGCAAGAGCCGAAAATCCCATGCCAATTTTGAGTAACGCCCACCTCGACGCCTTAGAGGAAGAAGCCATCTTCATCATGCGCGAGGTCGCCGCCGCATTCGAGCGACCTACCCTGCTGTTTTCCGGCGGCAAGGACTCTTTAGTGCTGCTCAAATGCGCTGAAAAAGCCTTTGTCGACACCCAGCGCGGCAGCACTATTCCCTATCCGCTGTTGATGATTGATACCGGTCACAATTTCCCGGAAGTCACAGACTTTCGCGACTTCAGAGCCCATCAGCTTGGCGCAAAACTGATTGTGTGCAATGTCGAAGACTCGATGAAACGCGGCACTGTGCGTCTAGCCCATGCCGGTGAGTCACGCAATGCGCACCAATCCGTCACGCTGCTTGAAGCGATTGAAGAATTTCGCTTTGACGCCCTCATAGGCGGTGCGCGCCGGGATGAAGAAAAAGCCCGCGCCAAAGAGCGTATTTTTTCGCATCGCGATGCTTTCGGTCAGTGGCAACCCAAGGCTCAACGGCCAGAGTTGTGGACGCTGTTCAACACCAAAATTCAACCGGGCGAGCATTTCCGCGTGTTCCCAATTTCTAACTGGACTGAGCTCGACGTCTGGCAATACATTGAACGTGAAAACGTTGAACTGCCGTCGCTCTACTATGCACACCAGCGCCAAGTTGTAGACCGCAAAGGCTTGTTAGTTCCTGTTACCGATTTGACACCGCTTAAAAACGGCGAAGTCGCTGTCGAGCGAACCGTGCGCTTTCGCACGGTTGGCGACATCACCACCACCTGCCCAGTCGCTAGCCCAGCAAGAAATGCCGCTGAAGTGGTCATGGAAACATTGACTGTAGACGTCAGCGAGCGCGGCGCTACCCGCATGGACGACAAAACCTCCGATGCGTCCATGGAAAAACGTAAAAAAGAAGGCTATTTCTGA